The sequence CGGACATGTAGCCTGGTAGAAAAACAAGCGCCGGGCCGTCTCCCGCCAAGTGGCGAAAGGCGATCCGGCGGCTGTCGTTCATCTCGTGAAATTGTACCTTGCTCATACCCCGCCTTGTGCGGCGGGGCGGAGCGGAGGGCAAGATCACTCGGCGAGAAATGCTTCCAGCGCTTCCTGCATTTTCTCAGGCTGATCGAGCATCACGAAGTGATAGCTTCCATCTACCGGCACGAACTTCGTTTCAGGAGCAGCAGCAAAGTTGCTGGTGTAAATGGTATCCATCATTGCCACCGGAACCCCGCGCTCATCGCGGCCATAGACGACTGTCATGGGCGCAGTGATTTTGGCGATATCAGCGCGCATATCGGTGACCATGTCATCATACATGGCCTGTGCGAACACGCGCTTGTCCGCCGCGGCGCTCCAGTTTCCCACCATACATGCGCCCTTGTGGGTGTTGGACATGTTGCCGGCGGGCAGCTGATCTGTTTCTTCGACTGCAGAGCAATCGGTCTGCTTGGCCTGTGGTCCCATGAGCATCATTGCCCGCATCTGTTCAGCGCGCGGAGTGATAGTTTCGACATCGGGCACACCGAAGATCACGCCGATAAAGGGCAATGCGTCGACGACCATAATGCTGCCGGGCACATCAGGGTGCTGCGCGCCAATCATCATGGCTGCAAGTCCGCCCATCGAATGACCGACTATGGCCGCGTCTTCGATTTTCTGTGACTGCAGATAGGCTACCAGCTCGTCGACAAACGGTTGCAGCACTGGTCCCTCAGCGTTCGCTCCGGCATCATCGCCAAAGCCTCGGATTTGGACCAGATGGACGCGGTGCTTGGCGGCAAGTTTTTCGGCATTCGGACGCCAGACTTCACGGGGATTGGAAAGGCCGGGGATCAGGACTACGTCAGGGCCTTCTCCGATGGTTTCGACTGTGAAGCGCGCAGGTTCTGCGGTTTCAGTTTGGACAGTTTCTGCCCGTAGGGGGCTGGCGGACATGCCTCCGATCAGAGCGAGCGAAAGGCCTGCCGCAAAGGCGGCGTTCATGAGTTTCATCGGTTTTCTCCTATGGGAGGGTTGTGTCAGTCGCGCTCGAAAATCTCTTCGATGGCGAGTTCGAATACGTCGGCCAGCTTGAATGCCAGCGGCAATGAGGGATCGTATTTGCCGGTCTCGATGGCATTCACGCTTTGCCGTGAGACTGCTAGCCGGTCGGCCAGATCTTGCTGGCTCCAGCTCCGCTCGGCGCGGAGAACCTTGAGCCGGTTTTTCATGCCTCGTCCTCGGCTGGAGTGCGGTCACGCAGGCTCATCCAGCCTTGTGCAAAGCCCATGCCGATGGCCCAGATCGGAACCGACCACCAGCCGGGCACGTGCGGGACGATTTCGAAAGTTTCGAGAAAGCCCCAGAAAGAACCGATCGACAGCACCGCGCCCAATCCGACTACATTGGCGATCATAGCGCGGTGGCGGAGATATTCGTCCTTTTCGTCGATGAGATATTTGCCCATCACATAGACCATCCCGAGTATCGGGATGACGGGAAGCAGGGCGATCAGAAATGCGGTGATGCCGGTCAATTCCATCCGGTTATTCATACTGACCGCAATCCCAAGCCCGACTATGTAGGCGAAGGAAGTTATCATGATGCCTTTGGTATAAGTGGCAATTGCTGGACTGATGGTGCCGCAATTGCGCTGCTTTCGCGTCATGGCGCGGGCTAGTGGGATCATCAGCAGCATCGCGCCGGCGAAAAGGATAAAGCCGGTGGTGCTGTCGATCGCGTCGCTGAGCCGCAGACCGGAGATGGTTGCAACCGATGCTGCCAGCAGTCCGCCGTAGAAGGCGGGGCTGCGGCCTGCAGGTTTTGAGTTCGTTTCGCCGGTCATTGCTTGGCTCCAGTTAGGCGGCATGCGCTGCGCTGGCCAGCCAGCGTCCACGGCACGAATACGAGCCAGAATAGCGGTGCATGCTCAGCGAATGCGGCAGGGATGATGTCGAAGATCGCGAGGACCGCTGTCAGCAACATGGCCGATGCGATCAGGAGGCTTCTTTGGATTGTGGTCATGTCAATGTTCCTTTGCTTGATGTAAAGTGTGCTAGACATGATTCGCCATTGTGTCAAGCAACATTGACAATATAGATGGCACCCTTGTCATTGAACGTTGTGATTGCGGGATGACTTGGCGCGGTCATGGTGGGCGGCTAGGTGTAGGACATGATCACTCAGCGCCCCACATCACCCATTTCCCCGAACCTACCCAAGGTGGATCGCCGGACATTGATCGGCGCGGCCATGTTTGGGACTGCGTTCGCCGCTGTACCCTTGGCGGCGCAGCAGTCCGCTGGAGGCTTCACTCACTCCGTCGCGAGCGGCGAGCCGGGCGCGAATTCGGTGCTGCTCTGGACGCGCTACGTGCATGGCGCCGATGCCGCGACACTGACATTCGAAGTTGCCGAGGACATCGAGTTTTCGCGTGTCGTCAGCGGCGGTACGGCCGAAGCATCGCGAACCCGCGACTTCTGCGCCAAGGCTACTGCGGAGGGCCTCAGCCCTGACCGCTGGTATTATTATCGCTTCGTCGCCGAAAGCGGTGCGGTTTCACCAACGGGCCGCACGCGGACATTGCCGGAAGGCCCGTCAGCGCGTTTCCGCCTGGCAGTCGTCGGCTGTTCGAACATCGGCTTCGGCTGGTTCAACGCCTATGCCCATATTGCGCAAGCCGATGACGTCGATCTGATCGTCCACACCGGCGACTATCTCTATGAATATGGCACCGGGGTTTACCCTTCCGCCAAACAGGAGCTGGCGGGACGCGAAACCGCGCCGCAGACAGAAATTGTTGCGCTGGCCGATTACCGTACGCGCTACGCCAGCTACCGCGCCGACACGGATTTGCAGCGCCTGCATCAGCTGTTCCCGATGATCGCGGTGCCTGACGATCACGAGAGCGCTAATGATAGCTATGTGGATGGCGCGGAAAACCATCAGCCAGCATCCGAAGGTTCATGGGGCGTCCGTAAGGCCGCTGCCATGCAGGCTTACCGCGAATGGCTGCCGATCT comes from Altererythrobacter sp. ZODW24 and encodes:
- a CDS encoding helix-turn-helix transcriptional regulator; the encoded protein is MKNRLKVLRAERSWSQQDLADRLAVSRQSVNAIETGKYDPSLPLAFKLADVFELAIEEIFERD
- a CDS encoding alkaline phosphatase D family protein: MITQRPTSPISPNLPKVDRRTLIGAAMFGTAFAAVPLAAQQSAGGFTHSVASGEPGANSVLLWTRYVHGADAATLTFEVAEDIEFSRVVSGGTAEASRTRDFCAKATAEGLSPDRWYYYRFVAESGAVSPTGRTRTLPEGPSARFRLAVVGCSNIGFGWFNAYAHIAQADDVDLIVHTGDYLYEYGTGVYPSAKQELAGRETAPQTEIVALADYRTRYASYRADTDLQRLHQLFPMIAVPDDHESANDSYVDGAENHQPASEGSWGVRKAAAMQAYREWLPISDEPWAAYDIGDLATLFRLETRVTARSKPFDLGAVIKRGDGDPARIQAAFEAFRDDEWRDPSRTLMGTAQEAWLAEGMKRSRNSGKVWQVLAQQVLMTSLSTSDAVLDGVNAQFPAYIRTLLENSVAASKAGLPFNMDAWDGYPAARERLLGSAQEAEANLIVLAGDSHNAWASDLTNMGAGAGVEFAGHSVSSPGFENTLPWIKAQDLAADSVARNAQLKWAETSQRGYMAVELTPTRATSEYRFLNSIKVRSATLASAKRISTEAGSQKLDIG
- a CDS encoding alpha/beta hydrolase, with protein sequence MKLMNAAFAAGLSLALIGGMSASPLRAETVQTETAEPARFTVETIGEGPDVVLIPGLSNPREVWRPNAEKLAAKHRVHLVQIRGFGDDAGANAEGPVLQPFVDELVAYLQSQKIEDAAIVGHSMGGLAAMMIGAQHPDVPGSIMVVDALPFIGVIFGVPDVETITPRAEQMRAMMLMGPQAKQTDCSAVEETDQLPAGNMSNTHKGACMVGNWSAAADKRVFAQAMYDDMVTDMRADIAKITAPMTVVYGRDERGVPVAMMDTIYTSNFAAAPETKFVPVDGSYHFVMLDQPEKMQEALEAFLAE